One stretch of Hypanus sabinus isolate sHypSab1 chromosome 29, sHypSab1.hap1, whole genome shotgun sequence DNA includes these proteins:
- the pagr1 gene encoding PAXIP1-associated glutamate-rich protein 1, protein METEEMAAPDSPTEEPWSVSCSDEEVESTDPWTPSPQEIMRLYQALSEQGTLELSCRPLPRRPPTPEAGPTQEEEPEEPLAIEEEDEKPPAPTEFDFDDEPAPAKSFLGIRRSPGSSSRTQRREARLDKVLSDMKRHKRIEEQMLRTGRDVFQLETEQEAVPTRSRGIFQCRNY, encoded by the exons atggagacagaggagatggctgCCCCTGACTCCCCCACCGAGGAGCCTTGGAGTGTCAGCTGCAGCGACGAGGAGGTGGAGAGCACAGACCCGTGGACCCCGAGCCCCCAGGAGATCATGCGTCTGTATCAAGCCCTGTCGGAGCAGGGTACCCTGGAGCTCAGCTGCCGTCCACTCCCTCGCCGCCCTCCCACCCCCGAGGCCGGACCTACCCAGGAAGAGGAGCCCGAGGAGCCCTTGGCCATCgaagaggaggatgagaa GCCCCCTGCACCTACGGAGTTTGACTTTGATGATGAACCTGCACCAGCCAAATCCTTCCTGGGCATCCGGAGATCTCCAG GGAGCTCAAGCCGCACCCAGCGACGTGAAGCACGGCTGGACAAAGTTCTGTCTGACATGAAGAGGCACAAACGTATCGAGGAGCAAATGCTCAGGACGGGCAGAGACGTATTTCAGCTGGAGACTGAGCAGGAGGCAGTTCCTACCCGCTCCCGCGGTATCTTCCAATGTCGTAACTACTGA